In Sphingomonas crocodyli, one genomic interval encodes:
- a CDS encoding L,D-transpeptidase family protein: MRSVALVLSVSVLTFLPACNSSQPSNNLTAASLESAHWSDTAVRDLQDRIGRRAEHGLDRMVLSVETTADGASRDAALTKIALRYAGMLATGASDPKKLHKVFTLARPEVDLRAGLAKALNDGKLGEWLDSLAPEDAHYAQLSKAYVALVQTGQKVTAAIPDQGKAIEPGATDTRIPAIVRQLGTTGYLPEGGASENVYAPRVVAAVRRVQADYGIRPDGIIGGEALAILNLSDADRARAIAVAMERMRWLAQQPPATRIDVNVAAAMLSYWRDGKLVDTRRVVVGEPDTETPQLQSPVYRLVANPTWTVPRSIQAKEIEGKGSNYLKRNNMVWKDGWVVQQPGPKNSLGLVKFDMQNDHAIYLHDTPAKALFNEAQRQRSHGCIRVFDALGFAAMIARDENVLDAWNKARATGKESFVSLPRQIPVRLLYQTVLVDKRGNPIVRADPYGWDDAVAKALGFGSQPGHRVRSGSSEVAP; this comes from the coding sequence GTGCGTTCGGTTGCCTTGGTTCTGTCCGTTTCCGTTCTGACCTTTCTTCCCGCCTGCAATTCGTCACAACCATCGAACAACCTGACCGCAGCATCGCTCGAAAGCGCGCACTGGAGCGACACCGCCGTTCGCGACCTACAGGACCGTATCGGTCGACGCGCCGAACATGGCCTCGATCGCATGGTACTGTCGGTCGAGACGACGGCAGACGGTGCGAGCCGCGACGCCGCCCTGACCAAGATCGCGCTGCGCTACGCGGGCATGCTCGCCACCGGCGCGAGCGATCCCAAGAAGCTGCACAAAGTCTTTACGCTGGCACGGCCCGAAGTCGACCTGCGCGCCGGGCTCGCCAAGGCGCTGAACGATGGCAAGCTTGGCGAATGGCTCGACAGTCTCGCGCCCGAGGATGCGCATTATGCGCAATTGTCCAAGGCCTATGTCGCGCTCGTGCAGACCGGGCAGAAGGTCACCGCCGCAATTCCCGATCAGGGCAAGGCGATCGAGCCGGGTGCGACTGATACGCGTATTCCGGCAATCGTCCGCCAGCTTGGCACGACGGGCTACCTGCCCGAAGGCGGCGCGAGCGAAAATGTCTATGCGCCGAGGGTCGTCGCTGCGGTCCGCCGCGTGCAGGCCGATTACGGGATCAGGCCCGATGGCATCATCGGTGGCGAGGCGCTTGCGATCCTGAACCTGAGCGATGCCGACCGCGCCCGTGCGATCGCTGTCGCGATGGAGCGGATGCGCTGGCTGGCGCAGCAACCGCCCGCGACCCGCATCGATGTGAATGTTGCCGCGGCGATGCTGTCCTATTGGCGCGACGGCAAGCTGGTCGACACGCGGCGCGTGGTCGTCGGCGAACCCGATACCGAGACGCCGCAACTTCAGTCGCCGGTCTACCGGCTCGTTGCCAACCCGACCTGGACGGTGCCGCGATCGATCCAGGCGAAGGAGATCGAGGGCAAGGGCAGCAACTATCTGAAGCGCAACAACATGGTCTGGAAGGATGGCTGGGTCGTCCAGCAGCCGGGGCCGAAAAACTCGCTCGGCCTGGTCAAGTTCGACATGCAGAATGATCACGCAATCTACCTGCATGACACACCCGCAAAGGCGCTGTTCAACGAAGCCCAGCGCCAGCGCAGCCACGGCTGCATCCGTGTTTTCGACGCGTTGGGATTTGCTGCGATGATCGCCCGCGATGAGAATGTTCTCGACGCGTGGAACAAGGCGCGGGCTACCGGCAAGGAGAGTTTCGTCTCGTTGCCTCGGCAAATCCCCGTCCGACTGCTCTACCAGACGGTGCTTGTCGACAAGCGGGGTAATCCGATTGTCCGAGCCGATCCTTATGGTTGGGACGATGCGGTGGCGAAGGCGCTGGGCTTTGGCTCGCAGCCGGGCCATCGCGTGCGATCGGGCAGCAGCGAGGTTGCGCCCTGA
- a CDS encoding sodium:calcium antiporter, with protein sequence MPLADAVSYPLWMNIAIFLVGAAVVWWGGGNLARSLDEIASRTGMSHALVGMLFLGGITSLPEVANVVTASAMGNPPLAINNLLGSAAINIVLLAVADAFVGRDAVTSVVAKPSTMMMGTLCMLVLIAVALAVIVGDIPVAGTIGLGSILICTLSIAFFVLAAGHDARSPWVLANAGERHDPEPEPTGSASLLGLSMQAALAALAIFVAGYALSQTGDALAQQTGLGSGLVGFLLIGFATSMPELSSIIASLKLRRYEMAFGQVLGTNFVNLSLLLLADIVYKEGAVIAELGRFEMISALLGAILTGIFLVGLLEHRNRTILRMGYDSAAVLLVFCGGVTLLWQTM encoded by the coding sequence TCTTCCTGGTCGGCGCCGCGGTGGTTTGGTGGGGCGGTGGCAATCTGGCGCGCAGCCTCGACGAAATCGCCTCGCGGACCGGCATGAGCCATGCTCTCGTCGGTATGCTCTTTCTCGGCGGCATCACCTCATTGCCCGAAGTCGCCAATGTCGTGACAGCGTCGGCAATGGGCAATCCGCCGCTGGCGATCAATAATCTGCTCGGTAGCGCCGCCATCAACATCGTTCTGTTGGCAGTGGCGGACGCCTTTGTGGGCCGCGACGCCGTCACGTCTGTGGTCGCCAAGCCATCGACGATGATGATGGGCACTTTGTGCATGCTCGTCCTGATCGCTGTCGCACTCGCCGTCATCGTCGGCGATATTCCCGTGGCGGGAACGATCGGGCTGGGCAGCATCCTCATTTGTACGCTCAGCATCGCCTTCTTTGTGCTGGCCGCAGGCCATGATGCCCGCTCCCCCTGGGTTCTGGCAAATGCGGGCGAGAGGCACGATCCGGAGCCCGAGCCAACTGGCTCCGCATCCTTGCTCGGGCTTTCGATGCAGGCGGCGCTGGCGGCGCTAGCCATTTTTGTTGCGGGTTATGCACTGTCGCAGACCGGCGATGCCCTGGCGCAGCAGACTGGTCTCGGCAGCGGGCTGGTCGGCTTTCTGCTGATCGGCTTTGCCACATCGATGCCGGAGCTCAGCTCGATCATCGCATCGCTGAAGTTACGCCGCTACGAGATGGCTTTCGGCCAGGTGCTGGGCACCAATTTCGTCAATCTGTCGCTGCTGCTGCTGGCAGACATCGTCTATAAAGAGGGGGCCGTGATAGCCGAACTCGGCCGTTTCGAAATGATATCGGCTCTCCTGGGCGCCATTCTGACAGGCATCTTCCTGGTGGGCCTGCTCGAGCATCGCAACAGGACAATCTTGCGTATGGGCTATGATTCGGCTGCGGTGCTTCTCGTATTCTGCGGCGGCGTCACACTCCTGTGGCAGACCATGTGA